In Populus alba chromosome 9, ASM523922v2, whole genome shotgun sequence, a genomic segment contains:
- the LOC118058935 gene encoding probable receptor-like protein kinase At4g39110 yields the protein MEMEKKRLKASKNNLFLPSLLSTPMAILLVLLLPLLSWPSIVSAGGNTFKPADEFLISCGARSLASVPDGRLFKTDHEAQGYLQTKQDILVSVPSADVPSPIYLSARIFKEDATYAFTLKSAGWHWVRLHFFPINNTEFDLRTATFSVNTDKYALLHNFNINNNTEAVLKEYLINMTDPNFSIQFKPLKNSAAFINAIEVVSAPDILISDQATNLFPVNDFAGLNDFGYEVVYRLNMGGPLITSENDTLSRRWVPDKPYLKHEALAKSASVPTSSIKYGPGTSPLIAPATVYASAKQMADSETRIQNFNITWNFVADATFSYVVRLHFCDIVSKTLNDLYFNVYLNGKKAISGLDLSSIEDELAVPYFKDIVVDASLMSNGLAVEVGPMGDETGTRNAILNGLEVFKMSSKVNSLDGVFGVDGEVLEKHRVVTYVGFGLMFGAFIGLGAMVLKWHKRPQDWQKRNSFSSWLLPVHAGDHSFMTSKTSMGSHKTNFYSSTLGLGRFFSLSELQEATNNFDSSAIIGVGGFGNVYLGTIDDGTKVAVKRGNPQSEQGITEFQTEIQMLSKLRHRHLVSLIGYCDENDEMILVYEYMSNGPYRDHLYGKNLPPLSWKKRLEISIGAARGLHYLHTGTAQGIIHRDVKTTNILLDDSFVAKVADFGLSKDAPMGQGYVSTAVKGSFGYLDPEYFRRQQLTDKSDVYSFGVVLLEVLCARPALNPQLPREQVNLAEWAMQWKRKGLIEKIIDPLLVGSINPESLKKYAEAAEKCLAEHGVDRPTMGDVLWNLEYALQLQESFSKGKDEDESKISATVADSPAVVIDEHSGTAMFAQFSGLNGR from the exons ATGGAGatggaaaaaaagagattaaaagcatcaaaaaataatctttttctaCCTTCCTTATTGTCGACACCGATGGCTATCCTCCTTGTTCTCCTCTTACCCTTGCTTTCTTGGCCCAGCATTGTATCCGCGGGTGGCAATACCTTCAAGCCAGCTGATGAGTTTCTCATCAGCTGTGGAGCCAGGAGCCTGGCTTCTGTTCCTGATGGAAGACTCTTCAAGACCGACCATGAGGCCCAAGGATACTTACAAACCAAGCAAGATATCTTAGTATCTGTTCCATCGGCAGACGTTCCTTCTCCTATATATCTGTCCGCGAGGATTTTCAAAGAGGATGCAACTTACGCATTTACATTGAAGAGTGCAGGATGGCATTGGGTGCGCCTGCATTTCTTTCCAATCAATAACACGGAATTCGATCTGCGAACTGCAACATTCTCTGTCAACACAGATAAGTATGCCCTCCTGCACAACttcaatataaataacaatactgaAGCTGTACTGAAGGAGTATCTAATTAATATGACCGATCCAAACTTTTCCATCCAATTTAAACCTCTGAAGAATTCGGCTGCTTTCATCAATGCCATTGAGGTTGTTTCAGCTCCTGACATTTTGATATCTGATCAAGCCACCAACCTTTTCCCAGTTAACGATTTTGCTGGTTTGAACGACTTTGGATACGAAGTAGTGTACAGGCTTAACATGGGGGGGCCTTTGATTACCTCAGAAAACGACACACTTTCGAGGAGATGGGTACCTGATAAGCCATACCTTAAGCACGAAGCCTTGGCAAAAAGTGCATCTGTCCCTACTTCCTCCATCAAATACGGTCCAGGAACCTCACCACTTATTGCGCCAGCAACAGTTTATGCATCTGCTAAGCAAATGGCTGATTCCGAAACAAGGATTCAAAATTTCAACATAACATGGAATTTTGTGGCTGATGCAACATTCAGCTACGTAGTTCGGCTGCATTTTTGTGACATTGTGAGTAAAACCCTCAATGATCTCTACTTTAATGTCTATCTTAATGGCAAAAAGGCTATTTCTGGTTTGGATTTGTCATCCATCGAAGACGAATTGGCAGTCCCGTATTTCAAAGACATTGTGGTGGATGCTTCCTTGATGTCTAATGGACTCGCAGTCGAGGTTGGTCCGATGGGTGACGAAACTGGTACGAGAAATGCTATTCTGAATGGCTTGGAGGTTTTCAAAATGAGCAGTAAAGTTAACAGTTTGGATGGAGTGTTCGGGGTTGATGGTGAGGTGCTTGAGAAACACAGGGTAGTTACTTACGTAGGGTTCGGGTTGATGTTCGGTGCATTTATAGGCCTTGGTGCTATGGTGTTGAAGTGGCACAAGAGACCCCAAGATTGGCAAAAGAGGAATAGCTTTTCTTCTTGGTTGCTTCCAGTCCATGCTGGTGACCATAGCTTCATGACAAGCAAAACCTCAATGGGATCTCACAAGACCAACTTTTACTCGTCAACTCTTGGTCTAGGTCGGTTTTTCTCTTTGTCAGAGTTGCAGGAGGCTACCAATAACTTCGATTCAAGTGCAATAATTGGTGTTGGTGGTTTTGGCAATGTCTATCTTGGAACGATTGATGATGGCACCAAAGTTGCTGTCAAAAGAGGTAACCCACAATCTGAACAGGGAATCACAGAGTTCCAGACAGAAATTCAGATGTTGTCAAAGCTCAGGCATAGGCATTTGGTGTCATTGATTGGCTACTGCGACGAGAACGATGAAATGATCCTGGTTTATGAATACATGTCCAATGGACCTTACAGGGACCACCTCTATGGAAAGAATTTGCCTCCATTGTCATGGAAGAAAAGGCTGGAGATCTCTATTGGAGCTGCTCGCGGACTGCATTACTTGCATACGGGAACTGCACAAGGTATCATTCACCGCGATGTGAAGACCACAAACATTTTGCTCGATGATTCCTTTGTTGCCAAGGTTGCTGATTTTGGGCTGTCCAAAGATGCACCTATGGGGCAGGGTTATGTAAGTACTGCAGTGAAGGGAAGCTTTGGGTACTTGGACCCTGAGTACTTCAGGAGGCAGCAACTGACTGATAAATCTGACGTATACTCGTTTGGCGTGGTGCTGCTTGAAGTATTGTGTGCGAGGCCCGCCCTTAACCCTCAACTTCCAAGAGAGCAAGTTAACCTGGCTGAATGGGCGATGCAATGGAAGAGGAAGGGGTTGATTGAAAAGATCATCGACCCTCTTCTTGTCGGTAGCATCAATCCTGAATCATTGAAGAAGTATGCTGAGGCTGCAGAGAAGTGCTTGGCTGAGCATGGTGTTGACAGGCCAACTATGGGAGATGTGCTGTGGAACTTGGAGTATGCTTTGCAGCTCCAAGAATCTTTCTCTAAGGGGAAAGATGAGGATGAAAGTAAAATATCAGCCACTGTAGCTGACTCCCCTGCTGTT GTCATTGATGAACATTCAGGAACTGCAATGTTTGCTCAATTTTCTGGGCTAAACGGCAGGTAA
- the LOC118058936 gene encoding 26S proteasome regulatory subunit S10B homolog B: MSSEAEEAARRRTAIAEYRKKLLNHKELESRVRTVRENLRAAKKEFAKTEDDLKSLQSVGQIIGEVLRPLDNERLIAKASSGPRYVVGCRSKVDKEKLTAGTRVVLDMTTLTIMRALPREVDPVVYNMLHEDPGNVSYSAVGGLSDQIRELRESIELPLMNPELFLRVGIKPPKGVLLYGPPGTGKTLLARAIASNIDANFLKVVSSAIIDKYIGESARLIREMFGYARDHQPCIIFMDEIDAIGGRRFSEGTSADREIQRTLMELLNQLDGFDQLGKVKMIMATNRPDVLDPALLRPGRLDRKIEIPLPNEQSRMEILKIHAAGIAKHGDIDYEAVVKLAEGFNGADLRNVCTEAGMSAIRAERDYVIHEDFMKAVRKLNEAKKLESSAHYNADFVKD; encoded by the exons atgtCGAGCGAAGCAGAGGAGGCGGCTCGACGCCGTACAGCGATCGCCGAGTACCGCAAGAAGCTACTGAACCATAAAGAGCTCGAATCCCGAGTCCGTACAG TGAGAGAGAATTTGCGGGCTGCCAAGAAGGAATTTGCTAAAACTGAAGATGATTTGAAGTCCCTTCAGAGTGTTGGACAAATCATTGGTGAAGTTCTCAGGCCACTTGACAATGAACGCT TGATAGCTAAAGCAAGCAGCGGACCGAGGTATGTGGTTGGTTGTCGTAGTAAAGTGGATAAAGAAAAACTAACAGCTGGAACCCGAGTTGTTCTTGATATGACCACTCTCACAATCATGCGAGCTCTTCCTCGTGAG GTTGATCCAGTTGTATATAACATGCTTCATGAAGATCCTGGTAATGTTAGCTACTCTGCTGTGGGAGGGCTCTCAGATCAGATTCGAGAGCTTAGAGAATCTATAGAACTGCCTCTCATGAACCCAGAGCTCTTTTTGAGGGTGGGAATTAAACCTCCCAAG GGTGTTCTTCTTTATGGACCTCCTGGAACAGGAAAGACATTATTAGCCAGAGCCATAGCAAGCAACATAGATGCCAACTTTTTGAAG GTTGTGTCGAGTGCcattattgataaatatattgGTGAAAGCGCAAGATTGATTAGAGAGATGTTTGGGTACGCACGTGATCATCAA CCATGTATTATATTTATGGATGAGATTGATGCCATTGGTGGACGTCGATTCAGTGAGGGAACAAGTGCTGACCGTGAAATCCAGAGAACACTCATGGAGTTGCTTAATCAGCTTGATGGATTTGACCAGCTTGGGAAG GTTAAAATGATTATGGCAACAAACAGACCTGATGTTCTGGACCCTGCACTTCTTCGGCCGGGCCGCCTAGACAGGAAGATTGAAATTCCATTGCCAAATGAGCAGTCAAGAATGGAAATCCTTAAAATACATGCTGCTGGAATTGCCAAACATGGTGATATTGACTATGAAGCGGTTGTGAAGCTTGCTGAG GGCTTCAATGGTGCTGATCTTAGAAATGTTTGCACTGAAGCTGGGATGTCTGCAATCCGTGCAGAACGGGATTATGTCATCCATGAGGATTTCATGAAG GCTGTCCGGAAATTAAACGAGGCCAAGAAGCTTGAATCTAGTGCTCACTACAATGCTGATTTTGTAAAGGATTGA